Proteins from one Ranitomeya variabilis isolate aRanVar5 chromosome 1, aRanVar5.hap1, whole genome shotgun sequence genomic window:
- the LOC143793414 gene encoding vomeronasal type-2 receptor 26-like, whose protein sequence is MKCQIDKWPNEKRDQCLPKVMEFISYQNDTMASVFSCIAVFGCLVTGFTFGIFISYRDTPIVRANNRNLSYLLLVSIFLSFLSVFLFLGRPNDVTCRLRETSFGIFFSVAVSSLLAKTVMVCVAFKSTKPGSAWRKWLNVKLPYTTVLLCSSLQVVICVLWLSISPPFQDLDTETYPGILIVQCNEGSDIWFYSMLGYLGLLAAVNFVLAFLVRTLPDSFNEAKYITFSMLVFLSVWISMIPAYLSTRGKNMVAVEIFAVMASSAGLLGCVFFPKCFIILFKSGMNKKTELLRKRKE, encoded by the coding sequence ATGAAATGCCAAATTGACAAATGGCCAAATGAGAAGAGAGACCAGTGTCTGCCTAAAGTGATGGAGTTCATCTCTTACCAGAATGACACAATGGCTTCGGTATTTTCCTGTATCGCGGTCTTCGGATGTCTTGTGACCGGCTTCACGTTTGGGATATTTATTTCCTACCGGGACACTCCTATTGTTAGAGCCAATAACCGGAACCTGAGTTACCTCCTCCTGGTCTCCATCTTTCTCAGCTTCCTCTCTGTGTTTTTGTTCCTTGGTCGTCCCAATGATGTAACTTGTAGATTACGTGAAACCAGTTTTGGGATTTTCTTCTCAGTAGCCGTCTCTTCACTTCTCGCCAAGACTGTCATGGTTTGTGTTGCTTTTAAGTCCACCAAGCCAGGAAGTGCCTGGAGAAAATGGCTGAATGTGAAACTGCCCTATACCACAGTGTTGTTGTGTTCTTCCCTTCAGGTTGTAATCTGTGTTTTGTGGTTGTCTATTTCTCCACCATTCCAAGATCTGGACACTGAGACTTATCCTGGGATTCTCATCGTTCAGTGTAATGAAGGCTCAGATATCTGGTTCTACTCCATGTTGGGTTATCTGGGGCTCCTGGCAGCTGTGAACTTTGTCCTGGCTTTCTTGGTGAGGACATTACCGGACAGTTTCAACGAGGCCAAGTACATCACCTTCAGCATGCTGGTGTTCCTCAGTGTCTGGATTTCCATGATCCCGGCTTACCTGAGCACCAGAGGGAAGAACATGGTGGCTGTGGAGATATTTGCAGTGATGGCTTCCAGTGCTGGACTTTTAGGTTGTGTGTTTTTCCCGAAATGCTTTATTATTTTGTTTAAATCTGGAATGAATAAGAAAACGGAGCTGCTCAGAAAAAGAAAGGAATGA